From Lysinibacillus sp. SGAir0095, the proteins below share one genomic window:
- a CDS encoding prepilin-type N-terminal cleavage/methylation domain-containing protein — MQKPLQNPKGFTLIEVVASIIIITIILLSISQLFIQTNRTAVTNTEKLVTINLADAMLERVRAKTYTKATDIQRYFVDTTQTNKKLKNPPLEIDLNGRTNTVSYKSSQSTTKSKNATYTEKDLNLIKVVVTVTSPNGTTKGSSEGYVSID; from the coding sequence ATGCAAAAACCCCTTCAAAACCCCAAAGGCTTCACCCTAATAGAAGTAGTCGCTTCCATCATTATCATCACAATAATTTTACTAAGCATATCCCAACTTTTTATTCAAACCAATAGAACGGCCGTTACAAATACCGAAAAGCTTGTGACGATCAACTTGGCTGATGCGATGTTGGAGAGGGTTCGGGCTAAAACCTATACAAAGGCTACGGATATTCAGCGTTATTTTGTTGATACTACGCAGACTAACAAAAAATTAAAGAATCCCCCACTTGAAATTGATTTGAATGGGAGAACTAATACCGTTTCGTACAAGTCATCACAAAGTACGACAAAATCTAAAAATGCCACTTACACAGAGAAGGATCTTAATCTCATTAAAGTGGTGGTTACGGTTACTTCACCAAACGGGACTACAAAAGGGTCTTCAGAAGGGTATGTTTCGATTGATTAA
- a CDS encoding MerR family transcriptional regulator, translated as MSSERRSSELRRSMPLLPISTVMQLTELSARQIRYYEEHDLIQPHRTEGNRRMFSLNDVDTLLDVKDMLEQGVNMAGIKKVFDMRNNPAVQAVKEKEEISDADLRRILREEMINSGRHQKTSLRQGDLSRFYQ; from the coding sequence ATCCATGCCGCTTTTACCAATCAGTACCGTTATGCAATTAACTGAACTATCGGCGCGACAAATTCGCTATTATGAAGAACATGATTTAATTCAGCCACACCGTACGGAAGGTAATAGAAGAATGTTTTCCTTAAATGATGTGGATACGCTACTAGATGTTAAGGACATGTTAGAGCAAGGTGTCAATATGGCAGGGATTAAAAAAGTATTTGATATGAGAAATAATCCTGCAGTACAAGCTGTTAAAGAAAAAGAAGAAATCTCTGATGCTGATTTGCGTCGCATTTTACGTGAAGAGATGATCAATAGTGGACGTCATCAAAAAACGTCATTACGCCAAGGGGATTTATCGCGTTTTTATCAATAA
- a CDS encoding prepilin-type N-terminal cleavage/methylation domain-containing protein, which produces MINQRLDERGITLVELLAVLVLLSFVSIFTITIIVQSTNTTNAIRVESSLRDEADIIVSSLIKTLYQTKQAHIIQNVTDNDNSYLNVTSSPTLCKRDTSGNLILDTACKNSLKPIGFVTSNGITRLRLRNEIYEISNDNISILKRSKIIGNPSEATSYKIILVLQYKKRNTLKEIEFTNEVQPF; this is translated from the coding sequence TTGATTAATCAACGACTGGACGAACGTGGAATTACATTAGTTGAGTTATTGGCCGTCCTGGTCTTACTGTCGTTTGTTTCAATTTTCACGATTACGATCATTGTTCAAAGTACTAATACTACAAATGCTATTCGGGTTGAAAGCAGCCTTCGGGATGAAGCAGACATTATTGTAAGCAGCTTGATTAAAACGCTTTACCAAACAAAACAAGCACATATTATTCAAAATGTTACAGATAATGATAATAGTTATTTAAATGTGACGAGTTCCCCTACCCTTTGCAAGCGTGATACGTCCGGGAATCTGATTTTGGATACTGCTTGTAAAAATAGCTTGAAGCCGATTGGATTTGTCACAAGTAATGGAATAACAAGATTACGTTTAAGAAATGAGATCTATGAGATTTCCAACGATAATATATCGATTTTAAAGAGATCGAAAATCATCGGTAACCCAAGCGAAGCAACTTCTTACAAAATTATTTTGGTTCTTCAATATAAAAAACGTAATACATTGAAAGAAATTGAATTTACAAATGAAGTCCAACCCTTTTAA
- the glnA gene encoding type I glutamate--ammonia ligase, translating into MGKYTKDDIKRLVQEKEVKYIRLQFTDILGTIKNVEIPVSQLDKALDNKMMFDGSSIEGFVRIEESDMYLYPDLDTFMVFPWTTDNGKVARFICDIYTAEGEPFSGDPRNNLKRVLKGMEELGFTHFNLGPEPEFFLFKLDAKGEPTLEVNDHGGYFDLAPTDLGENCRRDIVLELEEMGFEIEASHHEVAPGQHEIDFKYANAIEACDNIQTFKLVVKTIARKHGLHATFMPKPLFGEAGSGMHCNVSLFKGKENAFYDPSTEIGLSQTAMQFMAGVLAHVQGFTAITNPTVNSYKRLVPGYEAPCYVAWSAQNRSPLIRVPASRGLSTRIEVRSVDPSANPYLALAAILESGLEGIRNKMTPPPAINRNIYVMSEEERKANGIDNLPASLDDALIALSQDEVIKNALGSHIYANFKEAKEIEFDMFRTTVHPWEREQYLKMY; encoded by the coding sequence GTGGGTAAATACACAAAAGACGATATTAAACGTCTAGTTCAAGAAAAAGAAGTAAAATATATTCGACTACAATTTACAGACATTTTAGGAACAATCAAAAACGTAGAAATTCCAGTAAGTCAACTTGACAAAGCATTAGACAACAAAATGATGTTTGATGGTTCTTCTATTGAAGGCTTTGTTCGTATCGAAGAATCTGATATGTACTTATATCCTGATCTTGACACATTCATGGTGTTCCCATGGACTACTGATAATGGTAAAGTGGCACGTTTCATTTGCGATATTTACACAGCTGAAGGTGAACCATTCTCAGGTGATCCACGTAATAACTTAAAGCGTGTATTAAAAGGAATGGAAGAATTAGGTTTCACTCATTTCAACCTTGGTCCAGAGCCGGAGTTCTTCTTATTCAAGTTAGATGCAAAAGGAGAGCCAACTCTTGAAGTAAATGACCATGGCGGTTATTTTGACTTAGCACCAACAGACTTAGGTGAAAACTGCCGTCGCGATATCGTGCTGGAACTTGAAGAAATGGGCTTTGAAATCGAAGCTTCTCACCATGAGGTTGCTCCAGGTCAGCATGAAATCGACTTCAAATATGCAAATGCGATTGAAGCATGTGATAACATCCAAACGTTTAAATTAGTTGTTAAAACAATTGCTCGTAAACATGGTTTACATGCAACATTCATGCCAAAACCATTATTTGGTGAAGCAGGTTCTGGAATGCACTGTAACGTTTCATTATTCAAAGGTAAAGAAAATGCATTCTATGATCCAAGCACAGAAATCGGCTTATCTCAAACAGCAATGCAATTTATGGCGGGTGTATTAGCGCATGTTCAAGGATTTACAGCGATTACAAACCCAACAGTTAACTCATACAAACGTTTAGTGCCTGGTTATGAAGCGCCATGTTACGTAGCTTGGTCTGCACAAAACCGTTCGCCACTAATTCGTGTACCAGCTTCACGTGGTCTATCTACTCGTATTGAAGTACGTTCAGTAGACCCATCTGCTAATCCTTATTTAGCATTAGCAGCGATTCTGGAATCTGGTTTAGAAGGAATCCGTAACAAGATGACACCTCCACCAGCAATTAACCGTAATATCTACGTAATGAGTGAAGAAGAACGCAAAGCAAACGGTATTGATAACTTACCGGCTTCTCTTGACGATGCGCTTATTGCTCTTTCTCAGGATGAGGTTATTAAAAATGCATTAGGTAGCCATATCTATGCAAACTTCAAAGAAGCGAAAGAAATCGAATTCGATATGTTCCGTACAACAGTCCATCCATGGGAACGCGAACAATATTTGAAAATGTATTAA